In a genomic window of uncultured Sphaerochaeta sp.:
- a CDS encoding ECF transporter S component, protein MQQNRNALKVAMVAVLTAVVVVFTLVVRIPTAKGYLNLCDVAICFIAFTFGPWSAFIAAGLGTALADLISGYAQWAPISFVVHGVEGLLIALIVRQKGNEAVSFARKLLAGLVCIATVSLGYFALSALFISTVSVAAAEIPGNIAQSGVGFVLGLGVSSAVKKAYPPVRSLAW, encoded by the coding sequence ATGCAACAGAATAGAAATGCCTTGAAGGTAGCCATGGTAGCCGTTCTGACGGCCGTAGTGGTGGTGTTTACGCTCGTGGTTCGTATCCCGACTGCCAAGGGATATCTGAATCTCTGTGATGTTGCGATCTGCTTCATCGCATTCACGTTTGGTCCTTGGTCTGCCTTCATTGCAGCCGGTTTGGGAACAGCTTTGGCTGACCTGATCAGCGGCTATGCCCAGTGGGCTCCGATCTCCTTCGTGGTGCACGGAGTGGAAGGTTTGCTGATTGCACTCATCGTCCGTCAGAAGGGGAATGAGGCGGTATCTTTTGCAAGGAAGCTGCTTGCCGGTCTGGTTTGCATCGCGACCGTTTCCTTGGGGTATTTTGCCCTCTCTGCACTCTTCATCAGTACGGTCAGTGTGGCCGCTGCTGAGATTCCTGGCAATATTGCACAGAGTGGCGTAGGCTTTGTTCTGGGTCTTGGTGTATCCAGTGCAGTCAAGAAGGCCTATCCTCCTGTTCGTTCGCTTGCTTGGTAG